A genome region from Dolichospermum compactum NIES-806 includes the following:
- the crtD gene encoding C-3',4' desaturase CrtD has protein sequence MSNLTDPKNQSRVIVIGAGIGGLTAGALLAHRGYNVLILDQAIVPGGCASTFKRQGFTFDVGATQVAGLEPGGIHHRIFSELNIELPAATPCDPACAVFLPGESTPINVWRDSQKWQAERQKQFPGSEPFWQLLTTLFNASWEFQGRDPVLPPRNLWDLGQLIKAVRPSTFITAPFTLFTVGDALRLCGLGNDQRLRTFLDLQLKLYSQVSAEETALLYAATALSVSQLPQGLFHLQGSMQVLSDRLVESLERDGGKLLMRHTVEKIQVDHNQANAVIIKNQKTGETWTESADHLVANVTVQNLVQLLGENAPAGYKQRVEKLPPASGAYVIYLGVDKSAIPPNCPPHLQFLYDVNKPIGENNSLFVSVSHEGDGRAPLGKATIIASSFVDFIPWWETQNYEELKQKFTQDAISKLSEYFYLKPETIIHVEAATPRTFAYYTGRESGIVGGIGQRIPTFGPFGFANRTPIRNLWLVGDSTHPGEGTAGVSYSALTVVRQIQSQN, from the coding sequence ATGTCAAATCTTACTGATCCAAAAAATCAATCCCGCGTTATCGTCATTGGTGCGGGTATAGGTGGACTTACAGCCGGAGCATTATTAGCACATAGAGGTTATAATGTCCTGATTCTTGACCAAGCAATTGTTCCTGGTGGTTGCGCTTCCACCTTCAAACGGCAAGGATTTACTTTTGACGTTGGTGCGACCCAAGTAGCGGGTTTAGAACCTGGGGGAATTCATCACCGCATTTTCTCAGAATTAAATATAGAATTACCCGCTGCGACACCTTGCGACCCAGCTTGTGCTGTATTTCTTCCGGGAGAATCTACACCCATTAATGTTTGGCGTGATTCTCAAAAATGGCAAGCAGAACGTCAAAAACAGTTTCCCGGAAGTGAACCTTTTTGGCAATTATTAACCACTTTATTTAATGCTAGTTGGGAATTTCAAGGACGTGATCCGGTTTTACCACCCCGGAATTTATGGGATTTAGGACAATTAATTAAAGCCGTTCGTCCGAGTACATTTATTACTGCACCTTTCACTTTATTCACTGTGGGGGATGCTTTACGATTATGTGGTTTAGGAAATGATCAAAGACTGCGGACATTTTTAGATTTACAACTGAAATTATATTCTCAAGTTAGTGCGGAAGAAACGGCTTTACTTTATGCAGCTACAGCTTTGAGTGTATCCCAATTACCCCAAGGGTTATTTCATCTGCAAGGGAGTATGCAAGTTTTGAGCGATCGCTTGGTAGAATCTTTGGAACGCGATGGTGGCAAGTTATTAATGCGCCACACTGTTGAAAAAATCCAAGTTGACCATAACCAAGCCAACGCCGTCATCATTAAAAATCAGAAAACCGGGGAAACTTGGACAGAATCAGCAGATCATCTAGTTGCTAACGTCACCGTTCAAAACTTGGTTCAATTATTAGGAGAAAATGCCCCTGCTGGATATAAACAAAGGGTCGAAAAACTTCCACCTGCTTCTGGTGCTTATGTGATTTATTTGGGTGTAGATAAAAGTGCAATTCCTCCTAATTGTCCACCGCATTTACAATTTTTATATGATGTAAATAAACCTATAGGCGAAAATAATTCCCTATTTGTATCTGTGAGTCATGAAGGAGATGGTCGCGCCCCATTAGGAAAAGCCACAATTATCGCTTCTTCCTTTGTTGATTTTATCCCCTGGTGGGAAACTCAAAATTATGAAGAGTTAAAACAAAAATTTACTCAAGATGCAATATCCAAACTTTCTGAATATTTCTATTTGAAACCAGAAACTATTATTCATGTAGAAGCTGCCACACCTCGTACCTTTGCTTATTATACAGGTAGAGAATCAGGTATTGTTGGTGGTATTGGTCAAAGAATTCCTACCTTTGGCCCCTTTGGTTTTGCTAATCGAACACCCATTCGTAATTTGTGGTTGGTTGGTGATTCTACTCATCCTGGAGAGGGAACTGCGGGCGTGAGTTATTCAGCTTTAACGGTAGTTAGGCAAATTCAAAGTCAAAATTAG
- a CDS encoding AAA family ATPase, translated as MSNLENVTIHQFRGLRDLELKDIGRINLLVGINNSGKTSVLEALSVYCHPLDIKVWLNTANQREQDMRVYRTRTLDAIKWLFTHNSASIVEADKPIILISSTGLFSVKKLIASYEEQEEIWLSEESNIRNLSNEEEIENDNEQEIENEDTPRVRKGIKLKIGVFPDDGYQLSLLGEPSDLITDFLLWEDERFYRLSGKREPSLKTSVVTPSSHRSEVGQFRLLSEATFQNFKADVVKLLQQMDKNISDIEILLSPESISSRFNIYIQHEKLGLAPVSTFGDGIRRLLHIALKLASVKGGILLIDELESTIHTEALQNSFRWLVKWCTETSYIN; from the coding sequence ATGAGCAATTTAGAAAACGTCACAATTCATCAATTTAGAGGACTTCGAGACTTAGAACTAAAGGATATCGGACGGATTAACCTGCTTGTTGGTATTAACAACTCAGGTAAAACCAGTGTTCTAGAAGCATTATCTGTTTACTGTCATCCATTAGATATTAAAGTATGGCTTAATACAGCAAATCAACGAGAGCAGGATATGAGAGTGTATCGTACTCGGACACTGGATGCAATAAAGTGGTTATTTACACATAATTCTGCATCCATTGTAGAAGCTGATAAACCTATTATTCTTATTTCTAGCACTGGTTTATTCTCTGTAAAGAAGTTAATAGCAAGCTATGAAGAACAGGAGGAAATATGGTTATCAGAGGAAAGCAATATCAGAAATCTTAGCAACGAAGAAGAAATTGAAAATGATAATGAACAAGAAATTGAAAATGAAGATACACCAAGAGTTAGGAAAGGAATTAAGCTAAAAATAGGGGTATTTCCAGATGATGGTTATCAGTTAAGTTTACTTGGTGAACCATCTGATTTGATTACAGATTTTTTGTTATGGGAGGATGAACGTTTTTATAGATTATCTGGAAAGAGAGAACCAAGTCTAAAGACATCTGTAGTAACACCATCATCTCATCGTTCAGAAGTTGGTCAATTTCGATTACTTTCAGAAGCAACATTTCAAAATTTTAAAGCCGATGTGGTGAAATTATTACAACAGATGGATAAAAATATTTCTGACATAGAAATTTTGTTATCTCCAGAATCTATTAGTTCTCGATTTAATATATATATTCAACATGAAAAACTAGGACTTGCACCGGTTAGCACTTTTGGTGATGGTATCCGTCGTTTATTGCATATAGCTTTGAAACTTGCCAGCGTCAAAGGTGGTATTCTTTTAATTGATGAATTAGAGTCAACAATTCATACAGAAGCCTTACAAAATTCTTTTCGATGGTTAGTTAAATGGTGTACAGAAACCAGCTACATAAACTGA